In Fluviispira sanaruensis, a genomic segment contains:
- a CDS encoding DUF1028 domain-containing protein, whose protein sequence is MHISFRFIFSLITLSCATNANATFSIIAIDKETKEFGSAFASCIELNKKESNSDSINKNLNSFIDNQLVVYVPGKGIMNLQGAVENVHLLNKKAKELINNDAKNAAEVINELIQYEKENQIATENLWDSRQFLALTFDPMENIAFKEVYTGKNTSNISKGMTKETPDGRFIYVMAGNILTGEDVINALSTGFEERTGNLSDKLIGALQNVRDLNNIGDSRCINKNGTTSNFAFIRTYKGNDTLKSYTTYANSSDQIDGIDSLISKYQVN, encoded by the coding sequence ATGCATATTTCATTCAGATTTATTTTTTCTCTCATTACTCTTTCATGTGCAACAAATGCTAATGCAACTTTTTCTATAATAGCTATAGATAAAGAGACTAAAGAATTTGGTTCAGCTTTTGCAAGTTGTATTGAATTAAATAAAAAAGAATCAAACTCAGATTCTATTAATAAAAATTTAAATAGTTTTATAGATAATCAATTAGTTGTTTATGTCCCAGGAAAAGGAATTATGAACTTACAAGGTGCAGTGGAAAATGTACATCTTTTAAATAAGAAAGCAAAAGAATTAATTAATAATGATGCAAAAAATGCAGCAGAGGTTATAAACGAGCTAATTCAGTATGAAAAAGAGAATCAGATTGCGACTGAGAATCTTTGGGATTCAAGACAATTTCTCGCGTTAACGTTTGATCCAATGGAAAATATAGCTTTTAAGGAAGTTTACACAGGAAAAAATACTTCTAATATTTCAAAAGGAATGACAAAAGAGACTCCAGATGGACGATTTATTTATGTAATGGCAGGTAACATTTTAACTGGGGAAGATGTTATAAATGCTTTAAGTACTGGTTTTGAAGAAAGGACGGGAAACTTATCTGATAAATTAATAGGCGCATTACAAAATGTTAGGGATCTAAACAATATTGGTGATAGTCGCTGCATCAATAAAAATGGCACTACTTCAAACTTTGCATTTATAAGAACATATAAAGGTAATGACACTTTAAAAAGTTATACCACCTATGCAAATTCTTCAGACCAAATAGATGGAATTGATAGTTTAATATCTAAATATCAAGTAAATTAA
- a CDS encoding PH domain-containing protein → MLLNLKNEEKILFKFSIHWFDMIPNVLLGFILFLMFLPSFSGIKSSYAYLFIIIFCSAPMLSKFISNLNKKILLTNQRLYIESGCLIKNIQEYPIQEIKNIDITQNLLQKFLGVADVKILFPNAQPLMIQKIIYPANFKEEIFKLLKIQLNKV, encoded by the coding sequence ATGTTGTTAAATTTAAAGAATGAAGAAAAAATTCTTTTCAAATTTTCAATTCATTGGTTTGACATGATTCCAAATGTTTTACTTGGTTTTATCTTATTTCTTATGTTTCTTCCGAGTTTTTCAGGAATTAAATCTTCATATGCTTATTTATTTATTATAATTTTTTGCTCTGCACCTATGTTAAGTAAATTTATTTCAAATCTTAATAAAAAAATATTACTCACAAATCAAAGATTATATATTGAAAGTGGTTGTCTAATAAAAAATATTCAAGAATATCCTATTCAAGAAATAAAAAATATTGATATTACTCAAAATCTTTTACAGAAATTTCTTGGAGTAGCAGACGTCAAAATATTGTTTCCCAATGCGCAACCTCTCATGATTCAAAAAATTATTTATCCTGCAAATTTCAAGGAAGAGATTTTTAAGTTATTAAAAATTCAATTGAATAAAGTGTAA
- the aroC gene encoding chorismate synthase: protein MGNTFGTLFKVTTFGESHGVAMGCVIDGCPAGLNLNEEIIQEFLNRRKPGQSNFTTSRSENDLCEILSGIEQGITLGTPIAIIIRNKDKNPHDYSELNKVFRPGHADYTTQLKYGLAAQSGGGRASARETVGRVAAAAVAKVYLTSIFPELNLMAWVQRIKEIESKLEYHNFSFADIEKSAIRCPDPIVEEQMKIAILNAKEQGDSLGGCIRCVAKNIPAGLGEPVFNKLEAALATAMLSLPACKSFEIGNGFASTYLFGSENNDQYYLNNTGNIYTKTNRSGGVQGGISNGMNLEFSVGFKPISTIYKEQNTVTKTNSQEIKFSIPKGRHDSCVLPRAVPIVEAMCWLVLTDQYMLQSTRKIYD, encoded by the coding sequence ATGGGAAATACTTTTGGGACTTTATTCAAAGTCACAACTTTTGGAGAATCGCATGGGGTAGCAATGGGTTGCGTCATCGATGGATGTCCAGCAGGTCTAAATCTTAATGAGGAAATTATTCAAGAATTTTTAAATAGGAGAAAACCGGGGCAGAGTAATTTTACCACCAGTCGAAGTGAAAACGATCTTTGTGAAATTTTGTCTGGTATAGAGCAAGGAATAACTTTAGGCACGCCCATAGCAATTATTATTCGTAATAAAGATAAAAATCCACACGATTACTCTGAGTTGAATAAAGTATTTCGCCCAGGGCATGCAGATTACACAACGCAGCTTAAATATGGTTTGGCTGCGCAAAGTGGTGGCGGTCGCGCCAGTGCGCGTGAAACAGTAGGACGTGTTGCTGCTGCAGCAGTTGCAAAAGTATATTTAACCTCAATATTTCCAGAATTGAATTTAATGGCATGGGTCCAACGTATTAAAGAGATTGAAAGCAAACTCGAATATCATAATTTTTCTTTTGCTGATATTGAAAAAAGTGCAATTCGTTGTCCCGATCCTATCGTTGAAGAACAAATGAAAATTGCAATATTAAATGCAAAAGAGCAAGGAGACTCACTGGGAGGTTGTATACGCTGTGTTGCAAAAAATATTCCCGCTGGTCTCGGAGAACCTGTATTCAATAAACTTGAGGCAGCTTTAGCAACGGCAATGCTCAGCCTTCCTGCGTGTAAAAGTTTTGAAATTGGCAATGGCTTTGCATCAACTTACTTATTTGGCAGTGAAAATAATGATCAATATTATTTAAATAATACTGGAAATATTTATACAAAAACCAATCGCTCCGGTGGTGTTCAAGGTGGTATTTCAAATGGCATGAATCTAGAATTCAGTGTCGGATTCAAACCAATTTCAACTATCTATAAAGAGCAAAATACTGTTACCAAAACAAACTCACAAGAAATAAAATTCTCAATTCCAAAAGGGCGGCACGATTCTTGTGTTTTACCTAGAGCAGTGCCAATTGTGGAAGCAATGTGTTGGCTTGTTTTAACGGATCAATATATGCTGCAAAGCACTCGGAAAATTTATGATTGA
- a CDS encoding 3-dehydroquinate synthase family protein: MIDILLNKEKELKVILNDFFRKKYQRNSIPEFSIDYDTEAFQVACQIYKRGFINIANVMSEVYQDVPIQFLDNLQFEQILQKKNAKQIFYIVDMNICKYYEKFIPSEKIFLYKASELNKNIDSVITILKSLPKECNEIIAIGGGNTLDVSGFVAAIAKIPIIYCATTLLATVDAATGGKTGVNCPLYGKNQIGLFYKAKEFYCVPEFFHTLPHSEIISGLCEALKHSWLYGSFAEEKKYFEEILISNCSIENLKIFLIKNIEYKTNIITQDPFERKGIRLALNFGHTLAHLIEALAEDKKIERMPHGISVAHGIYFLIKNRIIECPCISFLNYLEKIIILFPIVKISTIDSSNIERYIRQDKKNINTFQCALSLPSYGQFSMSKNNVAFIDLLKNYTIDYLVVLTSQYLNSFNIHS, encoded by the coding sequence ATGATTGATATTCTTTTAAACAAAGAGAAAGAATTAAAAGTTATTTTAAATGATTTCTTTAGAAAAAAATATCAGCGCAATTCAATTCCCGAATTTTCTATTGATTATGACACTGAAGCATTTCAAGTAGCCTGTCAAATTTATAAAAGAGGTTTTATAAATATTGCGAATGTAATGTCTGAAGTTTACCAAGATGTACCAATACAATTTTTAGATAATTTGCAGTTTGAGCAGATCCTACAAAAGAAGAATGCCAAACAAATTTTTTATATCGTCGATATGAATATATGCAAATATTATGAAAAATTTATTCCTTCTGAAAAAATTTTTTTATATAAAGCGAGTGAATTAAATAAAAATATCGATAGTGTCATTACAATTTTAAAATCCTTACCCAAGGAATGCAATGAAATTATTGCCATTGGCGGAGGAAATACTCTTGATGTGTCTGGCTTTGTTGCTGCAATAGCTAAGATTCCAATTATATACTGTGCAACCACTCTTTTAGCTACAGTCGATGCAGCGACTGGAGGTAAAACCGGCGTAAACTGTCCATTGTATGGAAAGAATCAAATAGGTCTTTTTTATAAGGCAAAAGAGTTTTATTGCGTGCCTGAATTCTTTCACACTCTTCCCCATTCAGAAATAATTTCTGGATTGTGTGAAGCATTAAAGCATTCTTGGTTGTATGGTTCATTTGCGGAAGAAAAAAAATATTTTGAAGAGATATTAATATCTAATTGTTCTATCGAAAATTTAAAGATTTTTTTAATAAAAAATATAGAATATAAGACTAATATTATTACCCAAGATCCTTTCGAAAGAAAGGGTATTCGCTTGGCTTTAAACTTTGGTCATACCTTGGCACATTTGATTGAAGCTCTTGCAGAAGATAAAAAAATAGAAAGAATGCCACATGGGATTTCCGTTGCTCATGGGATATATTTTTTAATAAAAAATCGTATAATTGAATGTCCATGTATAAGTTTCTTGAACTATTTAGAGAAAATAATAATTTTATTTCCTATTGTAAAAATTTCCACTATCGATTCAAGTAATATTGAGCGTTATATAAGACAGGACAAAAAAAATATAAATACTTTTCAATGTGCATTAAGTTTACCATCTTATGGTCAGTTTTCTATGAGTAAAAATAATGTCGCTTTTATAGATCTATTAAAAAACTATACAATAGATTATTTGGTAGTATTAACTTCACAATACTTAAATAGTTTTAACATACATTCTTAA
- a CDS encoding DUF3025 domain-containing protein, whose product MAHPKKSRVEKREHSSLQPIERSWNPQFLLCSELFFPIMPYARVFSNFMDWPSLKDLNAKIPYSIYSWCGQKINFVLQKGMRSQVGFESLYEPRIFLLGEVRTRLENWHDFFNAQIWYSFPRIKAALNMRQFFAFDELADFPWNKSPQKRMREQDYMTMFDEGGCIIAKINQKKIPFIFGHAIYERMILGDHDLSMCAIIIECEENFLFLNIKEKLRYLDMKSAKLLANREIYYTNKPFFTYSLEHAISLFNNRSNK is encoded by the coding sequence ATGGCACACCCTAAGAAATCAAGGGTTGAAAAAAGAGAACACAGCAGTCTCCAACCTATAGAAAGAAGTTGGAATCCGCAATTTTTACTATGCTCTGAACTGTTCTTTCCAATTATGCCATATGCTAGAGTTTTTTCAAACTTCATGGATTGGCCATCCCTTAAAGATTTAAATGCTAAGATCCCCTATTCAATTTATAGTTGGTGCGGTCAAAAAATTAACTTTGTGCTGCAAAAGGGAATGCGCTCGCAAGTTGGATTCGAAAGTCTTTATGAACCTAGAATTTTTTTGCTGGGTGAAGTGAGGACTCGGCTCGAAAATTGGCACGATTTTTTTAATGCACAAATTTGGTATTCATTTCCAAGAATAAAGGCAGCATTAAATATGCGTCAATTTTTTGCTTTTGATGAGTTGGCCGATTTTCCTTGGAATAAATCCCCACAAAAGAGAATGCGTGAACAGGATTATATGACAATGTTTGATGAAGGCGGTTGTATCATAGCAAAAATAAATCAGAAAAAAATTCCATTTATTTTTGGGCATGCAATCTATGAACGTATGATTTTAGGTGATCATGATTTATCTATGTGCGCTATAATTATTGAATGTGAAGAAAATTTTCTCTTTTTAAATATAAAAGAAAAATTAAGATATTTAGATATGAAATCCGCAAAATTATTAGCTAATCGAGAAATATATTATACAAATAAACCATTCTTTACTTATTCGCTAGAACATGCTATAAGTTTATTTAATAATAGAAGCAACAAATAA
- the aroA gene encoding 3-phosphoshikimate 1-carboxyvinyltransferase: MDIEFKKYFFSSLSEDKKIKEIAVTHRNNIMQIDMSIFGSKSFTNRAIILAGMSPKSTKIEGFLFSEDSYWGLNALSILGFRIKINYTEKSVQIFPPFENFQKDFKIFLGKSGTLARFFPSVILNWQKTFPRFGRINVYTDAEEQLLKRPMQELVHSLKEINGNISNENLPMQISSSDLMGKCSIGGQTSGQFLSGLLLAAFGAKSQIDIDRINNLVQPDYVRMTLQSIESFGGQISYDPDLFHFKISPTFNIGVDIYEVEADASTCCYFITLAYMHNFNLRIKNLGKLTLQPDFQFISILKTLGAHIECTDSEIFVCKKEIYTKPYGNISFDLSKLSDQALTLGIVALFADAPIEIRNISHIRLHESDRISCFVANLRSMSIRCEEYSDGFCVYPYQNDFSRLKSIWKTYDDHRFVMSGFILASFASNLFIENPNCVEKTAPMFFQQIKDLGFQTKLIEE; encoded by the coding sequence ATGGATATAGAATTTAAAAAATATTTTTTTTCTTCATTAAGTGAAGATAAAAAAATTAAAGAAATTGCAGTGACTCATCGAAACAATATCATGCAAATTGATATGTCAATCTTTGGTTCTAAAAGTTTTACGAATCGTGCCATAATTCTTGCAGGCATGAGTCCAAAATCTACAAAAATTGAAGGCTTTTTATTTTCAGAAGATTCATATTGGGGGCTCAATGCATTGAGCATTTTGGGATTTCGCATTAAAATAAATTATACAGAAAAAAGCGTACAGATATTTCCGCCATTTGAAAATTTCCAAAAAGATTTTAAAATTTTCTTAGGCAAATCAGGAACATTGGCTCGCTTTTTTCCATCTGTAATTTTAAATTGGCAAAAAACATTTCCTCGTTTTGGTAGAATAAATGTTTATACTGATGCAGAAGAGCAGCTCTTAAAACGACCTATGCAAGAACTTGTGCATTCATTAAAAGAAATCAATGGGAATATTTCAAATGAAAATTTACCTATGCAAATTTCTTCATCAGACTTGATGGGTAAATGCTCAATTGGCGGACAAACTTCTGGACAATTTCTAAGTGGTTTACTTTTAGCTGCATTCGGAGCAAAATCACAAATTGACATTGATCGCATTAATAATCTTGTTCAACCTGATTATGTGAGAATGACTTTACAATCCATTGAGTCTTTTGGTGGTCAAATCTCTTATGATCCTGATCTTTTCCACTTTAAAATTTCACCGACTTTTAATATTGGTGTTGATATCTATGAAGTGGAAGCCGATGCGTCTACTTGCTGCTATTTTATCACGCTTGCTTATATGCATAATTTTAATTTGAGAATAAAAAATTTAGGTAAATTAACATTACAACCTGATTTTCAATTTATTTCAATTTTAAAAACTCTTGGTGCGCATATTGAATGCACGGATTCTGAGATCTTTGTCTGCAAAAAAGAAATTTATACAAAGCCATATGGCAATATTTCTTTTGACTTGTCAAAACTAAGCGATCAAGCCTTAACATTGGGAATTGTGGCTTTATTTGCCGATGCTCCTATCGAAATTAGGAATATTTCTCATATTCGTCTACATGAGAGTGATAGAATTTCTTGCTTTGTGGCAAATTTAAGATCCATGAGTATTAGATGTGAAGAGTATTCAGATGGTTTTTGTGTTTACCCGTATCAAAATGATTTTAGTAGATTAAAGTCAATATGGAAAACGTATGATGATCATCGATTTGTAATGAGTGGCTTTATTCTTGCTTCATTTGCAAGTAATTTATTTATCGAAAATCCAAATTGTGTGGAAAAGACAGCGCCTATGTTTTTTCAACAAATAAAAGATCTTGGCTTTCAGACGAAATTAATTGAGGAATAA
- a CDS encoding esterase/lipase family protein encodes MTFIRISLFIFSTILSFSCLAENRDPIVLVHGFSGWGRQELLGYKYWGGFNDLQEDLKSQGGKVFTASVGKFSSNYDRAIDLYAQIKGGCADYGEAHAKKFKHARFGRCYTQPLYPEWDENHKIHFVGHSQGGQTIRALLSILKEGSQEEILTSQNDVAELYRGNKSWVTSITTIATPNNGTSLTHLADIFLPTSQFIIVSTVTAANAVGIDPFLDFKLEQWNLTKRKDENLKNFLSRAYNSYIWNTKDISKWDLSPEGAQLFNDTDKEYKDVFYFSYGTQSTSIDIPFTNCHFTILTLLSLPANAIGCFKRKLEGNINIDDQWLANDGVVNTISMASPFKGKRVYFTGRAYKGIWNDMGVRYGWDHLEIIGALPNPLKPYWKVKELYEKHLDLLYSL; translated from the coding sequence ATGACGTTCATAAGAATCAGTCTATTTATTTTTTCAACTATTTTGTCATTCTCGTGCTTAGCAGAAAATAGAGATCCCATTGTCCTTGTACATGGATTCTCAGGATGGGGGAGACAAGAACTTCTTGGCTATAAATATTGGGGGGGATTTAATGATTTACAAGAGGATCTAAAATCTCAGGGGGGTAAAGTTTTTACTGCTTCCGTTGGCAAATTCAGTTCAAATTACGACAGGGCCATCGATCTCTATGCACAAATAAAAGGAGGGTGTGCAGATTATGGAGAAGCACATGCAAAAAAGTTTAAACACGCTCGCTTTGGTCGATGCTACACACAACCTCTTTATCCCGAATGGGATGAAAATCATAAAATACATTTTGTTGGACATAGTCAAGGGGGGCAAACAATTCGAGCCTTATTAAGTATTTTAAAGGAAGGATCGCAAGAAGAAATTCTTACCAGTCAAAATGATGTTGCTGAACTATATAGAGGAAATAAAAGTTGGGTAACAAGTATAACGACAATTGCCACTCCAAATAACGGAACTTCACTGACTCATTTAGCTGATATTTTTCTTCCGACGTCACAATTTATTATTGTTTCTACTGTAACTGCGGCCAATGCAGTCGGAATTGATCCCTTTTTAGATTTTAAACTCGAACAATGGAACCTAACAAAAAGAAAAGATGAAAATCTAAAAAATTTTTTATCAAGAGCATATAATTCATATATTTGGAATACGAAAGATATAAGTAAGTGGGACTTGAGTCCAGAAGGAGCACAATTATTTAACGATACCGATAAAGAATATAAAGATGTGTTTTATTTTTCATATGGCACACAATCGACATCAATAGATATTCCATTTACTAATTGCCACTTTACAATTTTAACCTTATTAAGCTTACCTGCAAATGCAATTGGTTGTTTTAAGCGAAAGCTAGAAGGAAACATTAATATAGATGATCAATGGCTAGCAAATGATGGCGTGGTTAATACGATCAGTATGGCATCCCCATTTAAAGGAAAAAGAGTGTATTTTACAGGAAGAGCTTATAAAGGGATTTGGAATGATATGGGTGTGCGCTACGGCTGGGATCATCTTGAAATCATTGGTGCTTTACCAAACCCACTGAAGCCATATTGGAAAGTTAAAGAGCTATATGAAAAACATTTAGATTTGTTATATTCGCTATAA
- a CDS encoding iron-siderophore ABC transporter substrate-binding protein — protein sequence MKKILATTFLCICSSISYAAQFPLTVKAENGTIILQKKPERIIVLEFGLLDELKLLGIKPVGVGKSDSSEGQDPVYLQEFLKDIPGVGTRDEPSLEAIAKLKPDLILGEVSFISKLGPQLNKIAPTVLLNGILGDTEVQKKNLQILSEITDRESRVSAIVKNHDQIRNNAIAMAQKSPQKKVLIGYITPSGVFRALSSNAIATPILKDLNKINLIQEKSSQHRVEVTVEGIINMNPDQIAILLTDGDLSPYKKLQENPLWKDVRAFKGNQIYFLDRNVWAKTHGIEAMQIKYQEAIESGFLAGIPHNKILMN from the coding sequence ATGAAAAAAATTTTAGCAACAACTTTTCTATGTATATGTTCTTCTATAAGTTATGCGGCACAGTTTCCTTTAACTGTAAAAGCTGAAAACGGCACAATCATTTTACAAAAAAAACCTGAAAGAATAATTGTGCTCGAATTTGGATTACTCGATGAGTTGAAACTTCTTGGAATTAAGCCAGTAGGAGTTGGAAAGAGTGATAGCAGTGAAGGGCAGGATCCTGTTTATTTACAAGAATTTTTAAAAGATATTCCTGGTGTTGGAACACGAGATGAGCCAAGCCTGGAAGCAATTGCAAAATTAAAACCCGATCTTATTTTGGGCGAAGTCTCTTTTATTTCCAAATTAGGGCCTCAGCTAAATAAAATTGCTCCAACTGTTCTATTAAATGGAATTCTGGGCGATACAGAGGTACAAAAAAAGAATTTACAAATCTTGTCGGAAATCACAGATAGAGAGAGTCGTGTTTCAGCAATTGTTAAAAATCATGATCAAATTCGAAACAATGCAATTGCTATGGCTCAAAAATCTCCACAGAAAAAAGTTTTAATCGGATATATTACTCCAAGTGGAGTTTTTAGAGCGCTTTCTTCCAATGCTATAGCAACCCCGATTCTAAAAGATTTAAACAAAATAAACTTAATTCAAGAAAAAAGCTCTCAGCATAGAGTTGAAGTTACAGTTGAAGGAATTATTAATATGAATCCTGATCAAATTGCAATTCTTCTGACTGATGGTGATCTATCACCTTACAAAAAGTTACAAGAAAATCCTTTGTGGAAAGATGTGCGAGCATTTAAAGGAAATCAGATTTATTTCCTCGATCGAAATGTCTGGGCAAAAACACACGGGATTGAGGCTATGCAGATTAAATATCAAGAAGCTATCGAGTCTGGTTTCTTAGCCGGAATTCCGCATAACAAAATTTTAATGAATTAA
- a CDS encoding substrate-binding periplasmic protein — protein sequence MYINIKFILISFLLNTVLGINAKDKEKITLATEAFLFQTDKLNANEIGGLAGKIVVESLKRVKIDYEMMWLPWKRAQNETLLNSNNATFILPLTRNKERESKYNWVSHLYNTDTAFFSLKGQKAINDLKSAKNLKIGVLNGSSYEITIKEAQLNYETTTLDETNSKKLILKKIDAWYTSKITGLMAFKINKVNLSHIVYGRSIDSEKIYLATAKSTPQSLVEKVRKAIEEYKKTDRYKTLIDNAFKNNQ from the coding sequence ATGTATATAAATATAAAATTCATTTTAATCTCATTTTTACTTAATACTGTTCTTGGAATTAATGCAAAAGATAAAGAGAAAATAACTTTAGCTACTGAAGCATTTTTGTTTCAAACTGATAAATTAAATGCAAATGAAATAGGTGGTTTAGCAGGAAAAATTGTGGTTGAGTCGCTAAAGCGCGTAAAAATCGATTATGAGATGATGTGGCTTCCTTGGAAAAGAGCACAGAATGAAACTTTACTTAATTCAAATAACGCAACTTTTATTTTACCTTTAACGCGCAATAAAGAAAGAGAATCAAAGTACAATTGGGTATCCCATTTATATAATACCGATACAGCTTTTTTCTCTTTAAAAGGGCAAAAAGCAATCAATGATTTAAAAAGTGCAAAAAATTTAAAAATTGGTGTTCTGAATGGTTCTTCATACGAAATCACAATAAAGGAAGCACAGTTAAATTATGAAACGACTACATTAGATGAAACAAATTCTAAAAAATTAATTCTTAAAAAAATAGACGCATGGTATACTTCTAAAATTACTGGTTTGATGGCTTTCAAAATTAATAAAGTAAATTTAAGCCACATTGTATATGGTCGTTCAATTGATTCAGAAAAAATATATCTAGCTACAGCAAAAAGCACCCCGCAATCTTTGGTAGAAAAAGTGCGGAAAGCAATCGAAGAATATAAGAAAACAGATAGATATAAAACTCTCATTGATAATGCATTTAAAAATAATCAATAA